One segment of Nocardioides sp. QY071 DNA contains the following:
- the narH gene encoding nitrate reductase subunit beta: MRVMAQMAMVMNLDKCIGCHTCSVTCKQAWTNRTGTDYVWFNNVETRPGLGYPRTYEDQGEWRGGWIRKPNGRLALRAGGRFKKLLTIFSNPKLPSIEDYYEPWTYDYDNLLSSPQSDNFPVARPKSLLSGKNMNVEWSANWDDDLGGSQEHAARDVMIRGIEDKVKMEFEQTFMFYLPRICEHCLNPSCAASCPSGAIYKRSEDGIVLVDQDRCRGWRMCVSGCPYKKVYFNHKTGKAEKCTFCYPRVEVGIPTVCSETCVGRLRYLGLVLYDADKVLEAASIEDEHALYDAQRACFLDPHDPAVRAAAEKAGIPGDWIEAAAKSPVWRLINDYEVALPLHPEYRTMPMVWYIPPLSPVVDAVKETGEDAEDRGNLFAAIDTLRIPVEYLANLFTAGDTAPVDRVLRKLAAMRSYMRDINLGRDPDDAIPAAVGMTGEQIYEMFRLLAIAKYDERYVIPPAHAEQAHALEELATDCPVSEYGGGQRDLFGEGSGYPTPVAVENFRMLQERQTSDTFAAPDDKGARVNLLNWDGKGVPDGLFPPRADGSEEEAS, encoded by the coding sequence ATGCGCGTCATGGCTCAGATGGCGATGGTGATGAACCTCGACAAGTGCATCGGCTGCCACACCTGCTCGGTCACCTGCAAGCAGGCGTGGACCAACCGCACCGGCACGGATTACGTCTGGTTCAACAACGTGGAGACCCGCCCCGGGCTGGGCTATCCGCGCACCTACGAGGACCAGGGGGAATGGCGCGGCGGCTGGATCCGCAAGCCCAACGGGCGGCTCGCGCTGCGCGCGGGCGGCCGGTTCAAGAAGCTGCTCACCATCTTCTCCAACCCGAAGCTGCCCTCCATCGAGGACTACTACGAACCCTGGACCTACGACTACGACAACCTGCTCAGCTCGCCGCAGAGCGACAACTTCCCTGTGGCGCGGCCCAAGAGCCTGCTGTCCGGCAAGAACATGAACGTCGAGTGGTCGGCCAACTGGGATGACGACCTCGGCGGCTCCCAGGAGCACGCCGCGCGCGATGTCATGATCCGGGGCATCGAGGACAAGGTGAAGATGGAGTTCGAGCAGACCTTCATGTTCTACCTGCCCCGCATCTGCGAGCACTGCCTCAACCCGTCGTGTGCGGCGTCCTGCCCGTCCGGAGCGATCTACAAGCGCTCCGAGGACGGCATCGTGCTCGTCGACCAGGACCGCTGCCGCGGCTGGCGCATGTGCGTGTCGGGCTGTCCCTACAAGAAGGTCTACTTCAACCACAAGACCGGCAAGGCCGAGAAGTGCACCTTCTGCTACCCGCGCGTCGAGGTCGGCATCCCGACCGTCTGCTCCGAGACCTGCGTGGGCCGGCTGCGCTATCTCGGCCTGGTCCTCTACGACGCCGACAAGGTGCTCGAGGCGGCCAGCATCGAGGACGAGCACGCGCTCTACGACGCGCAGCGGGCCTGCTTCCTCGACCCGCACGACCCGGCGGTCCGCGCGGCTGCGGAGAAGGCCGGCATCCCCGGCGACTGGATCGAGGCGGCCGCCAAGTCGCCGGTGTGGCGGCTGATCAACGACTACGAGGTCGCCCTCCCGCTGCATCCGGAGTACCGCACCATGCCGATGGTCTGGTACATCCCGCCGCTCTCGCCGGTCGTCGACGCGGTCAAGGAGACCGGCGAGGACGCAGAGGACCGGGGCAACCTGTTCGCCGCGATCGACACCCTGCGCATCCCGGTCGAGTATCTCGCCAACCTGTTCACCGCCGGTGACACGGCCCCCGTCGACCGGGTGCTGCGCAAGCTCGCGGCGATGCGCTCCTACATGCGGGACATCAACCTGGGCCGCGATCCCGACGACGCGATCCCGGCCGCGGTCGGGATGACCGGGGAGCAGATCTACGAGATGTTCCGGCTGCTCGCGATCGCGAAGTACGACGAGCGCTATGTCATCCCGCCCGCGCACGCCGAGCAGGCGCACGCGCTGGAGGAGCTGGCCACCGACTGCCCGGTGTCGGAGTACGGCGGTGGGCAGCGGGACCTGTTCGGCGAGGGCTCCGGCTATCCGACGCCGGTCGCGGTGGAGAACTTCCGGATGCTCCAGGAGCGCCAGACCAGCGACACCTTCGCCGCGCCCGACGACAAGGGGGCACGGGTCAACCTGCTCAACTGGGACGGCAAGGGCGTGCCCGACGGGCTGTTCCCGCCCCGTGCCGACGGCTCCGAGGAGGAGGCCTCGTGA
- the narJ gene encoding nitrate reductase molybdenum cofactor assembly chaperone has product MRRRHRVDVRPVWAACAALLDYPTPALLATLDDIEALVPADPDLAGLFAHLRGSGLGELQAEYVATFDHTRKCALHLTYFAYGDTRRRGQALLRFKEAYRAAGVRWDEATGELPDHLCAVLQLGATVDVATATGLLTDHRAGLEMLRLALAGWRNDDGSTGSPWAGALAAVCRTLPELRGDEADAVRRLVEQGPPAEEVGLDGYGAGPALIAPATLAVRS; this is encoded by the coding sequence GTGAGGCGCCGCCACCGTGTCGACGTACGCCCGGTGTGGGCGGCCTGCGCGGCCCTGCTCGACTACCCGACCCCCGCGCTGCTGGCGACGCTGGACGACATCGAGGCGCTGGTCCCAGCCGATCCCGATCTCGCCGGGCTGTTCGCCCACCTGCGCGGCAGCGGGCTCGGAGAGCTGCAGGCCGAGTACGTCGCGACCTTCGACCACACCCGCAAGTGCGCGCTGCACCTGACCTACTTCGCCTACGGCGACACCCGTCGTCGGGGGCAGGCCCTGCTGCGGTTCAAGGAGGCCTACCGTGCCGCGGGGGTGCGCTGGGACGAGGCGACCGGCGAGCTGCCCGACCACCTGTGCGCCGTGCTCCAGCTCGGCGCGACCGTCGACGTCGCGACCGCGACAGGGCTGCTCACCGACCATCGGGCCGGCCTGGAGATGCTGCGACTCGCGCTCGCCGGGTGGCGCAACGACGACGGTTCGACCGGGTCGCCGTGGGCCGGCGCCCTGGCCGCGGTGTGCCGCACGCTGCCGGAGCTGCGCGGGGACGAGGCGGACGCCGTACGTCGCCTGGTGGAGCAGGGGCCGCCGGCCGAGGAGGTCGGCCTCGACGGGTACGGCGCCGGCCCGGCGCTGATCGCGCCCGCGACTCTCGCGGTGAGGAGCTGA
- the narI gene encoding respiratory nitrate reductase subunit gamma: MDVFLWVIVPYLCLATFVVGHVWRYRYDKFGWTTRSSQLYENRLLRLGSPLFHFGMLGVVGGHVIGLLVPRAWTDAIGIGDHTYHLVAVAGGLVAGVMALAGMAILVYRRRTVGPVFSATTPMDKVMYAFLAAVIVLGMWNTIAGSIFTLGGEYNYREGVSVWYRSFLAFTPDASLMAQAPIGFKLHALVAFGLFALWPFTRLVHVFSAPLGYLTRPYIVYRSRDAHAGRATQWSPRA, from the coding sequence GTGGACGTCTTCCTCTGGGTGATCGTGCCCTACCTGTGCCTGGCGACCTTCGTGGTCGGCCACGTGTGGCGCTACCGCTACGACAAGTTCGGCTGGACGACCCGCTCCTCACAGCTCTACGAGAACCGGCTGCTGCGCCTCGGCTCGCCCCTGTTCCACTTCGGGATGCTGGGCGTGGTCGGCGGACACGTGATCGGGCTGCTGGTGCCGCGTGCCTGGACCGACGCGATCGGGATCGGCGACCACACCTACCACCTGGTCGCCGTCGCCGGTGGCCTCGTTGCCGGCGTGATGGCGCTGGCCGGCATGGCGATCCTGGTCTACCGCCGCCGTACCGTCGGTCCGGTCTTCTCGGCGACCACGCCGATGGACAAGGTGATGTACGCCTTCCTCGCCGCCGTGATCGTGCTGGGGATGTGGAACACGATCGCCGGGTCGATCTTCACCCTCGGCGGTGAGTACAACTACCGGGAGGGCGTCTCGGTCTGGTACCGATCGTTCCTCGCCTTCACCCCGGACGCCTCGCTCATGGCGCAGGCGCCGATCGGCTTCAAGCTGCACGCCCTCGTGGCGTTCGGCCTGTTCGCGCTGTGGCCGTTCACCCGGCTGGTGCACGTGTTCAGCGCGCCTCTCGGCTACCTCACCCGGCCCTACATCGTCTACCGCAGCCGCGACGCGCACGCCGGTCGGGCGACCCAGTGGAGCCCGCGGGCCTGA
- a CDS encoding flavodoxin family protein: protein MSREAPSALVVYESLFDNTAQVAQAIVRGLQRSGFEAHHVPVTSLASTGPVDVDLLVVGAPTHAFSLSRPSSRQDAVRQGAPAERAKIGAREWIAHAVPDRFGTSLVAVFDTRVAKVRRLPVAAGVTAARLLRRRGFHLLRKPVAFLVDGTRGPLCPGEDARAERWGQMIGAACVAELDHAA from the coding sequence ATGAGCCGCGAGGCACCCAGCGCGCTCGTGGTCTACGAGTCGCTGTTCGACAACACGGCCCAGGTGGCGCAAGCGATCGTGCGGGGCCTGCAGCGCTCCGGCTTCGAGGCGCACCACGTCCCCGTCACCTCGCTGGCCTCCACCGGCCCCGTCGACGTCGACCTGCTCGTGGTCGGCGCGCCGACCCACGCCTTCTCGCTGAGCCGGCCGAGCAGCCGTCAGGACGCCGTCCGTCAGGGCGCACCGGCCGAGCGGGCGAAGATCGGAGCCCGCGAGTGGATCGCGCACGCCGTACCGGACCGGTTCGGGACCAGCCTGGTCGCGGTCTTCGACACCCGGGTCGCGAAGGTCCGCAGGCTCCCCGTGGCGGCCGGCGTCACCGCGGCCCGGCTGCTGCGGCGCCGCGGCTTCCACCTGCTCCGCAAGCCCGTCGCCTTCCTCGTCGACGGAACCCGCGGACCACTGTGCCCTGGTGAGGACGCCCGCGCCGAGCGCTGGGGGCAGATGATCGGTGCCGCCTGCGTCGCCGAGCTCGACCACGCAGCCTGA
- a CDS encoding universal stress protein produces the protein MSTTTIRPGSIVVGADGSKHAARAIAWAAEQAALERRPLVVLSADEGAVHRINAEAVRLAREAAPDVDVTGLTAADDPRGTLVELSHDAHLLVVGSRGRGTVRSMLLGSVSAAVSRLSYCPVVVCRPRAEEHRGKGVLVGVDGTESSLTVLDFAFTQASLRGHALTVVHVVWDVVTAVAGLRNVRVEDVDLGPEDEAHLLLAETVAGFAEKYPDVPVTMRVTHGLVDDVLGGRTAAWDLVVVGRHPLDTVGRLVTGSIATAVVERAHTTVAVVPEPTVVLPS, from the coding sequence ATGAGCACCACCACCATCCGGCCCGGCAGCATCGTCGTGGGCGCCGACGGCTCGAAGCACGCCGCCCGCGCCATCGCCTGGGCCGCGGAGCAGGCCGCCCTCGAGCGCCGGCCCCTCGTCGTCCTCAGCGCCGACGAGGGCGCCGTCCACCGCATCAACGCCGAGGCTGTCCGGCTGGCGCGCGAGGCCGCGCCCGACGTCGACGTGACCGGCCTGACCGCTGCTGACGACCCCCGAGGCACCCTGGTCGAGCTCTCCCACGACGCGCACCTCCTGGTCGTCGGGTCCCGGGGCCGCGGCACGGTCCGCAGCATGCTGCTCGGCTCCGTCAGCGCCGCGGTCAGCCGGCTCTCGTACTGCCCGGTCGTCGTGTGCCGTCCTCGAGCCGAGGAGCACCGCGGCAAGGGTGTGCTCGTCGGCGTCGACGGCACCGAGTCCTCCCTCACCGTCCTCGACTTCGCCTTCACGCAGGCCTCGCTGCGCGGTCATGCCCTGACGGTGGTCCACGTCGTGTGGGACGTGGTCACCGCCGTGGCGGGCCTGCGCAACGTGCGTGTCGAGGACGTCGACCTCGGACCCGAGGACGAGGCACACCTGCTGCTCGCCGAGACCGTCGCCGGCTTCGCCGAGAAGTACCCCGACGTCCCGGTGACCATGCGCGTCACCCACGGGCTCGTCGACGACGTCCTCGGCGGCCGCACCGCGGCCTGGGACCTCGTCGTGGTCGGCCGGCACCCGCTCGACACCGTCGGCCGCCTGGTCACCGGATCGATCGCGACGGCCGTCGTGGAACGGGCGCACACGACCGTCGCGGTCGTGCCCGAGCCGACGGTCGTCCTGCCGTCATGA
- a CDS encoding universal stress protein, with protein MTTDSLDPVAANSIVVATDGSDDADRAVRWAAEQAFLERRPLTVVTAVNGPEVPTAAWSGMGAVYSWDPHQALVSARALAQEAAEVALHLHPGLDVTTAARIGDPRHVLVEISRDVPLLVLGSRGRGVLRSKLLGSVSAAVSRDAGCPVVVCRPERHEDRTRQGILVGADGTAESLPVIEFAFQQASLMGLPLTVVHAVWDEVGAMHGPVMVSPRETGLDQYRVLLGESVAGIASKFPEVSVDLRLARGMAEDCLSDTGALWNLIVVGRHPVDSLLRLVTGAVATSVVERSHTTVVVVPQADAPAES; from the coding sequence ATGACCACTGACTCTCTCGACCCCGTCGCCGCGAACAGCATCGTCGTCGCCACCGACGGCTCCGACGACGCCGACCGCGCCGTCCGCTGGGCCGCCGAGCAGGCCTTCCTCGAGCGACGCCCATTGACCGTCGTCACCGCCGTGAACGGGCCCGAGGTCCCCACCGCGGCCTGGAGCGGCATGGGCGCCGTCTACTCCTGGGATCCCCACCAGGCCCTCGTCAGCGCCCGTGCGCTGGCGCAGGAGGCCGCCGAGGTCGCCCTGCACCTGCACCCCGGCCTGGACGTGACGACCGCGGCCCGGATCGGCGATCCGCGCCACGTGCTCGTCGAGATCTCCCGGGATGTGCCCCTGCTCGTCCTCGGCTCCCGGGGCCGCGGCGTCCTGCGCAGCAAGCTGCTCGGATCGGTCAGCGCCGCGGTCAGCCGCGACGCCGGCTGCCCGGTGGTCGTGTGCCGCCCCGAGCGGCACGAGGACCGGACCCGGCAGGGCATCCTCGTCGGTGCCGACGGCACCGCTGAGTCCCTGCCCGTCATCGAGTTCGCCTTCCAGCAGGCGTCGCTGATGGGCCTCCCCCTCACCGTCGTCCACGCCGTGTGGGACGAGGTCGGGGCCATGCACGGTCCTGTCATGGTCTCGCCGCGCGAGACCGGCCTCGACCAGTACCGGGTCCTGCTCGGCGAGAGCGTCGCCGGGATCGCCTCGAAGTTCCCCGAGGTGTCGGTGGATCTCCGCCTCGCCCGCGGGATGGCCGAGGACTGCCTGAGCGACACCGGTGCCCTGTGGAACCTCATCGTCGTCGGCCGGCACCCGGTCGACTCCCTGCTGCGTCTGGTGACCGGAGCGGTCGCCACCTCCGTCGTCGAACGCTCGCACACCACCGTGGTCGTCGTACCGCAGGCCGACGCCCCGGCCGAGAGCTGA
- the cydD gene encoding thiol reductant ABC exporter subunit CydD yields the protein MRPSDPRLRALLAPARAELTGVVVAGVAGGLVVLAQAWVVSGLLVAVLRGQDLSGWAWGVVGVLALRAASGASADLCAARAASVIGTVLRHRLVGAYVDRAGPTTGTGEEVVLATRGVAAVEPYVTRYVPALVVAAVLPPLTVVAIATQDLLSAVIVLATLPLVPVFGALVGLATRDRAEEQWRAMASLSGHFLDVVRGLPTLVAHRRARAQSARIAEVTDRYRRASLGTLRIAFASSAVLELVATLSVALVAVTVGVRLASGGLGLHTALVVLLLAPEAYWPLRRVGAEFHAAAEGAATFAAAHDALAATPDDGLDRAAPTGCPLVLDHVTVTWRGRTTPAVRDVSAVIPARGITALTGPSGCGKSTLLAAAAGLVSLDSGTISAGGQEVGGRAWQAQVAWLPQQPLFVSGSIADNLRIASSAATDDHLWAVLREVALEERVRALPDGLDSDLGEDGLTLSAGERARLALARIVLAERPWVFLDEPTAHLDELTEQVIADTIVTLARNRGVVVVAHRPRLVDLADRRIELPPPPTAAPPLLRPAVVPAAPIGPAAQRSAEPGGAENRRLVGATVLGALASASGVALTATAGWLIVQASTRPAVLTLLVAVVGVRAFGLARPVLRYVERLWSHDAALRLLARRRVEVYDALVPLVPGRIGRRRGDVLSSVVDDVDSVVDRQLRVRMPMTQLGLVGLSAALVAALLLPAAGAVVASLPLLGGLAFVVARHGARAAERRLVGLRAALSDTVVEAVQVGSELRMWQRSLPAAGRAAGTSAQIGAVSSSAARWLAAARALILTGSGAAVATMAVVSSGPLADGRISGPVMALLVLLPLALADVTLPCADAGVLAARTAAADDRLQALETSPPAVSDFPSRTASQGDAVALDAVTARWDLRAPLAPPVSLDLAPGRRIAVVGPSGCGKSTLAAVLLRFLDPMSGDARLGGARLEHLAPDDVRRQVGLVDDAPHVFATTLAENVRLARPGASDAEVDQALRRAHLGAWLDGLPDGLGTWLGAGHGSLSGGERARLGVARSLLADHPVLVLDEPTAHLDHPTAEAVARELLAGPRDRSVLWITHGAVGLDLVDRTVRMEPRVEGPGRSGASARTGASGPAPRWTHDH from the coding sequence ATGAGGCCGTCGGACCCGCGGCTGCGTGCCCTCCTGGCGCCGGCCCGGGCCGAGCTGACCGGTGTCGTCGTGGCCGGCGTGGCCGGCGGCCTGGTGGTCCTCGCGCAGGCGTGGGTCGTGTCGGGCCTCCTCGTCGCCGTGCTGCGCGGCCAGGACCTGTCGGGCTGGGCGTGGGGCGTCGTCGGCGTCCTCGCGCTGCGGGCGGCGAGCGGCGCGAGCGCGGACCTGTGCGCCGCGCGGGCCGCCTCGGTGATCGGCACCGTGCTGCGCCACCGCCTCGTCGGGGCGTACGTCGACCGGGCCGGGCCCACGACCGGCACCGGCGAGGAGGTCGTGCTCGCGACGCGCGGCGTCGCCGCCGTGGAGCCCTACGTCACGCGCTACGTCCCCGCCCTCGTGGTCGCCGCCGTGCTGCCGCCGCTCACGGTCGTCGCGATCGCGACCCAGGACCTGCTCAGCGCGGTGATCGTGCTCGCCACCCTTCCGCTCGTGCCCGTGTTCGGGGCCCTGGTCGGGCTCGCGACCCGCGATCGCGCCGAGGAGCAGTGGCGCGCGATGGCCTCACTCTCGGGTCACTTCCTCGACGTGGTGCGCGGCCTTCCCACGCTGGTCGCGCACCGCCGCGCCCGGGCCCAGTCCGCGCGGATCGCCGAGGTCACCGACCGCTACCGACGCGCCTCGCTGGGCACCCTGCGCATCGCCTTCGCGTCGTCCGCGGTCCTCGAGCTGGTCGCGACACTGTCGGTCGCGCTGGTCGCGGTGACCGTCGGGGTCCGCCTCGCCTCGGGCGGGCTCGGCCTGCACACCGCGCTCGTGGTCCTGCTCCTCGCGCCCGAGGCGTACTGGCCGCTGCGCCGGGTCGGTGCGGAGTTCCATGCCGCCGCCGAGGGCGCCGCGACCTTCGCCGCTGCGCACGACGCCCTGGCGGCAACGCCGGACGACGGTCTCGACCGGGCGGCGCCGACGGGTTGCCCCCTCGTCCTCGACCACGTCACCGTCACCTGGCGCGGACGTACGACGCCCGCCGTGCGCGACGTCTCCGCGGTCATCCCGGCGCGCGGCATCACTGCTCTCACCGGACCGTCCGGTTGCGGCAAGTCCACCCTGCTCGCTGCGGCGGCCGGACTGGTGTCCCTCGACAGCGGCACGATCAGTGCCGGCGGCCAGGAGGTCGGCGGCCGCGCCTGGCAGGCCCAGGTCGCATGGCTCCCGCAACAGCCCCTGTTCGTCTCCGGCAGCATCGCCGACAACCTCCGCATCGCGTCCAGCGCCGCGACCGACGACCACCTGTGGGCGGTGCTGCGGGAGGTCGCTCTCGAGGAGCGCGTCCGCGCCCTGCCCGACGGACTCGACAGCGACCTCGGCGAGGACGGCCTGACGCTCTCGGCGGGCGAGCGGGCGCGCCTGGCCCTGGCGCGGATCGTGCTGGCCGAGCGTCCCTGGGTGTTCCTCGACGAGCCGACCGCCCACCTCGACGAGCTCACCGAGCAGGTCATCGCCGACACCATCGTCACCCTCGCCCGGAACCGCGGCGTCGTGGTGGTCGCCCACCGCCCGAGGCTGGTCGACCTGGCCGACCGGCGCATCGAGCTGCCACCGCCGCCGACCGCTGCCCCGCCTCTGCTGCGGCCGGCTGTGGTCCCGGCGGCACCGATCGGCCCAGCGGCGCAACGCTCCGCCGAGCCGGGCGGAGCCGAGAATCGCCGACTCGTGGGAGCCACGGTGCTGGGTGCCCTCGCTTCGGCCTCCGGCGTGGCGCTCACCGCGACGGCCGGCTGGCTGATCGTGCAGGCCTCCACGCGACCTGCAGTGCTGACCCTGCTCGTCGCCGTCGTGGGAGTCCGGGCCTTCGGCCTCGCCCGGCCCGTGCTGCGCTACGTCGAGCGCCTGTGGTCCCACGATGCGGCGCTGCGCCTGTTGGCGCGCCGCCGGGTCGAGGTGTACGACGCGCTGGTCCCGCTGGTGCCCGGCCGTATCGGCCGGCGACGGGGTGACGTCCTCAGCAGCGTGGTCGACGACGTCGACAGCGTCGTCGACCGCCAGCTGCGGGTCCGGATGCCGATGACCCAGCTCGGGCTGGTCGGCCTGTCGGCAGCCCTGGTCGCAGCACTCCTGCTGCCCGCCGCGGGCGCCGTCGTGGCGTCGCTCCCGCTCCTGGGGGGCCTTGCGTTCGTGGTGGCACGCCACGGGGCACGCGCAGCCGAACGCCGTCTCGTCGGGCTCCGCGCCGCCCTGTCCGACACGGTGGTCGAGGCGGTGCAGGTCGGCAGTGAGCTGCGCATGTGGCAGCGATCGCTCCCGGCGGCCGGACGCGCCGCCGGCACCAGCGCACAGATCGGGGCCGTGTCGAGCTCCGCCGCACGGTGGCTGGCGGCAGCCCGCGCCCTGATCCTCACGGGCAGCGGTGCAGCCGTCGCGACCATGGCGGTCGTGAGCTCCGGCCCCCTCGCGGACGGGCGCATCTCCGGTCCGGTCATGGCGCTTCTCGTCCTCCTCCCGCTGGCCCTCGCCGACGTCACCCTGCCCTGTGCCGACGCCGGCGTCCTGGCAGCGCGCACCGCCGCCGCCGACGACCGGCTGCAGGCCCTCGAGACGAGCCCGCCGGCAGTCTCCGACTTCCCGAGCCGCACCGCCTCGCAGGGCGACGCGGTCGCGCTCGACGCGGTCACGGCGCGGTGGGACCTGCGCGCTCCCCTCGCCCCGCCGGTCTCCCTCGATCTGGCTCCCGGCCGGCGCATCGCCGTGGTCGGGCCCTCCGGCTGCGGCAAGAGCACCCTGGCCGCCGTCCTGCTGCGCTTCCTCGACCCCATGTCCGGAGACGCTCGCCTCGGCGGCGCGCGCCTGGAGCACCTGGCCCCGGACGACGTACGACGGCAGGTCGGCCTCGTCGACGACGCCCCCCACGTCTTCGCCACCACGCTGGCCGAGAACGTCCGTCTGGCGCGGCCCGGCGCGAGCGACGCCGAGGTCGACCAAGCACTGCGGCGCGCTCACCTCGGCGCCTGGCTGGACGGCCTGCCGGACGGCCTGGGCACCTGGCTGGGCGCCGGGCACGGAAGTCTCTCCGGCGGCGAGCGAGCCCGTCTCGGCGTCGCCCGCTCGCTGCTCGCTGATCACCCCGTGCTGGTGCTCGACGAGCCGACAGCGCACCTCGACCACCCCACGGCCGAGGCCGTGGCCCGCGAGCTGCTCGCCGGGCCCCGCGACCGATCGGTGCTGTGGATCACCCACGGTGCGGTGGGTCTCGACCTGGTCGACCGGACGGTCCGGATGGAGCCGCGGGTCGAAGGTCCCGGCCGGTCCGGGGCATCGGCCCGTACCGGCGCGAGCGGGCCCGCACCACGCTGGACGCATGACCACTGA
- the cydB gene encoding cytochrome d ubiquinol oxidase subunit II: MELTTVWFVLIAVLWIGYFTLEGFDFGVGLLLPVLARDDTERRVMINTIGPVWDGNEVWLLVAGGATFAAFPEWYATLFSGFYLPLLLILVALIVRGLAFEYRAKRPDARWKARWDLAIVVGSFVPALLWGVAFANILRGVPIDADLEYAGGFFDLLNPYALLGGLTTLALFVTHGALFIALKTDGEIRHRARGLALPSVAVTAVLAVAFLAWTQQQTGTTGSAVAFVLAALALVGAGLAARAGREGWAFLGTFVTIALAVAGMFLALFPDVMPSTLAGGASLTTTNAAATAYTLKIMTVTAVVFTPLVLAYQGWTYWVFRKRIATHHIPAPAESASIR; this comes from the coding sequence ATGGAGCTCACCACCGTCTGGTTCGTCCTGATCGCCGTCCTGTGGATCGGCTACTTCACCCTCGAGGGCTTCGACTTCGGGGTCGGCCTGCTGCTACCGGTCCTGGCTCGCGACGACACCGAGCGTCGCGTCATGATCAACACGATCGGCCCGGTCTGGGACGGCAACGAGGTCTGGCTGCTGGTCGCGGGCGGCGCCACCTTCGCCGCCTTCCCCGAGTGGTACGCGACCTTGTTCAGCGGCTTCTACCTCCCGCTGTTGCTGATCCTCGTCGCCCTGATCGTGCGCGGGCTGGCGTTCGAGTACCGCGCCAAGCGGCCCGACGCCCGCTGGAAGGCCCGCTGGGACCTCGCGATCGTCGTCGGCTCGTTCGTGCCGGCCCTGCTGTGGGGCGTGGCGTTCGCCAACATCCTGCGCGGCGTGCCGATCGACGCCGACCTCGAGTACGCCGGTGGCTTCTTCGACCTGCTCAACCCCTACGCACTGCTCGGCGGGCTGACCACGCTGGCCCTGTTCGTCACCCACGGCGCCCTGTTCATCGCGCTCAAGACCGACGGCGAGATCCGGCACCGCGCACGCGGCCTCGCCCTGCCTTCGGTCGCCGTCACCGCCGTGCTGGCGGTCGCGTTCCTGGCGTGGACCCAGCAGCAGACCGGAACGACCGGGTCGGCGGTCGCCTTCGTGCTCGCCGCTCTCGCGTTGGTCGGTGCGGGCCTCGCCGCCCGCGCAGGCCGTGAGGGCTGGGCCTTCCTCGGCACGTTCGTGACGATCGCGCTGGCGGTCGCCGGGATGTTCCTCGCCCTGTTCCCCGACGTCATGCCGAGCACGTTGGCCGGCGGCGCGAGCCTGACCACGACCAACGCGGCCGCGACGGCCTACACGCTGAAGATCATGACGGTGACCGCCGTGGTGTTCACCCCGCTGGTGCTCGCCTACCAGGGCTGGACCTACTGGGTGTTCCGCAAGCGGATCGCCACCCACCACATCCCCGCGCCCGCCGAGAGCGCGAGCATCCGATGA